From a region of the Rhipicephalus microplus isolate Deutch F79 chromosome X, USDA_Rmic, whole genome shotgun sequence genome:
- the LOC142777032 gene encoding lissencephaly-1 homolog → MKMVLSRRQREELNKAVADYMASNGFMEALEAFKKETDMSGDIDNKYAGLLEKKCTSLIRLKKKVMELESRLAEAEKEYISGAPTREKRSPTEWIPRPPERHALTGHRSPVTRVALHPVYSVVVSASVDASIKVWDNETGDFERTLKCHTDSVQALGFGHTWKFLVSCSADMIIKLWNFQTYQCIRTIHGHDHNVSSVSFLPSGDHVVSCSRAKTIKLWEVSTGYCVKTFTGHLEWVRMVRVNSDGSLLASCSNDHTVRVWVVGTKECKLELREHDHVVECIAWAPRSAHLHLGGNGSGDSNRRLAGSGAGRAQGTGLFLASSLRDKTIKLWDVSTGLAVFTLVGHDNWVRGVKFHPGCKYQLSCSDEKSLHVWELAH, encoded by the coding sequence ATGAAAATGGTGTTGTCCCGAAGGCAGAGGGAAGAGCTCAACAAGGCGGTTGCGGATTATATGGCATCCAATGGGTTCATGGAAGCTCTTGAAGCCTTCAAGAAGGAGACAGACATGTCTGGCGACATAGACAATAAGTACGCTGGCCTTCTCGAAAAGAAATGTACGTCTTTAATCAGGTTGAAGAAGAAGGTGATGGAACTGGAGAGTAGACTGGCAGAGGCCGAGAAAGAGTACATTTCGGGCGCACCTACACGGGAAAAGCGGTCCCCTACAGAGTGGATTCCCAGGCCTCCCGAGCGGCATGCCCTCACGGGCCACCGGTCACCAGTCACCCGGGTGGCCTTACACCCTGTCTACAGCGTGGTCGTCTCCGCCTCAGTAGACGCCTCTATCAAGGTTTGGGATAACGAAACTGGCGACTTCGAACGAACGCTAAAGTGCCACACGGACTCCGTGCAAGCTTTGGGGTTCGGCCACACTTGGAAGTTTCTAGTGTCTTGTTCAGCAGACATGATCATCAAATTGTGGAATTTCCAGACATATCAGTGTATTCGTACAATTCACGGACACGACCACAACGTGTCGTCAGTGTCCTTCCTGCCAAGCGGTGACCATGTGGTGTCCTGCTCGAGAGCCAAGACCATCAAGTTGTGGGAGGTATCCACGGGGTACTGTGTCAAGACGTTCACAGGCCATCTGGAATGGGTGCGCATGGTTAGAGTCAACTCCGATGGCTCCCTCTTGGCCAGCTGTTCTAATGACCACACGGTTCGTGTGTGGGTGGTGGGCACAAAGGAGTGCAAGCTGGAGCTTCGGGAGCACGACCACGTGGTGGAGTGCATCGCGTGGGCACCCAGGAGCGCCCACCTGCACCTGGGGGGCAACGGCAGCGGAGACAGCAACCGCCGACTGGCTGGCAGTGGCGCAGGCCGGGCCCAGGGCACTGGACTCTTCCTGGCCTCGAGCTTGCGGGACAAAACCATCAAGCTGTGGGACGTCAGCACGGGCCTGGCCGTCTTCACCCTGGTGGGCCACGACAACTGGGTGCGTGGTGTCAAGTTCCACCCCGGTTGCAAATACCAGCTGAGCTGCTCAGACGAGAAGTCGTTGCATGTCTGGGAGCTCGCACACTAG